Genomic DNA from Anabrus simplex isolate iqAnaSimp1 chromosome 9, ASM4041472v1, whole genome shotgun sequence:
tgcgcacacaacgtgatgatcctatcattcttataagtgtgtcaaacaataaaatatacttgtaaaaatcaccaaatttacgaacaatccagaaatacggccaaatttaacgtataagggagagagatacgacaaaatgtcacaggaccaaagttgtagatcactccgaattgaagggacgttgtgccatccgttttgtgatacgacttaccgtttagccaaaaaatagctcaaaaggaatgtctgcgcagtcattaaaattgcctccatatttcgatatctttggggttaaaaagtgaaaaatttgaacacattggaattttcccgtcggttagggaccaaaagctataatttcaccaaatttcaattgtctacctcgtctcgcaggttgtgccgccatcttgatttggggggatgggggataaaaatgaggaaatttccgaaaatttttaagcccacggaacctataggttatcgttttggatatactatacgactgtgttcttatgctgagcccaaaatttgagcccccccagcgtgcccccttcagggaattttgagaatttccgatttttctagggatcctggggtcatcagtttccctcgtaccaagtttcaaatttctgagatttctggaagtgcctcattaattcacgtcttttttcatttttaaatatttatatatacatcgctccagcccgacttgcttttatatatatagatagatgacggataagcatgagcacgttgaaaagtgcagacttccacttcgagattcatatctcctaaacggtttatgatattaagaaacggtttgcgccatcagacgcctcatttatcgctctacatgtttgtttctaaaccatttcctcgtatctcccatattaagggggtaaattcagttcaagttttgaatcgggtgaaatttgggtgcatttttaacattttacattacattttgcctacttatgtataagctagaatcataaaatttggtacacatatgtcccttaatcgtgccaatgtgcgcacacaacgtgatgatcctatcattcttataagtgtgtcaaacaataaaatatacttgtaaaaatcaccaaatttacgaacaatccagaaatacggccaaatttaacgtataagggagagagatacgacaaaatgtcacaggaccaaagttgtagatcactccgaattgaagggacattgtgccatccgttttgtgatacgacttaccgtttagccaaaaaatagctcaaaaggattgtctgcgcagtcattaaaattgcctccatatttcgatatctttggggttaaaaagtgaaaaatttgaacacattggaattttcccgtcggttagggaccaaaagctataatttcaccaaatttcaattgtctacctcgtctcgcaggttgtgccgccatcttgatttggggggatgggggataaaaatgaggaaatttccgaaaatttttaagcccacggaacctataggttatcgttttggatatactatacgactgtgttcttatgctgagcccaaaatttgagcccccccagcgtgcccccttcagggaattttgagaatttccgatttttctagggatcctggggtcatcagtttccctcgtaccaagtttcaaatttctgagatttctggaagtgcctcattaattcacgtctttttttaattttaaatatttatatatacatcgctccagcccgacttgcttttatatatatagatagatagatagatagatgacggataagcatgaccacgttgaaaagtgcagacttccacttcgagattcatatctcctaaacggtttatgatattaagaaacggtttgcgccatcagacgcctcatttatcgctctacatgtttgtttctaaaccatttcctcgtatctcccatattaagggggtaaattcagttcaagttttgaatcgggtgaaatttgggtgcatttttaacattttacattacattttgcctacttatgtataagctagaatcataaaatttggtacacatatgtcccttaatcgtgccaatgtgcgcacacaacgtgatgatcctatcattcttataagtgtgtcaaacaataaaatatacttgtaaaaatcaccaaatttacgaacaatccagaaatacggccaaatttaacgtataagggagagagatacgacaaaatgtcacaggaccaaagttgtagatcactccgaattgaagggacattgtgccatccgttttgtgatacgacttaccgtttagccaaaaaatagctcaaaaggattgtctgcgcagtcattaaaattgcctccatatttcgatatctttggggttaaaaagtgaaaaatttgaacacattggaattttcccgtcggttagggaccaaaagctataatttcaccaaatttcaattgtctacctcgtctcgcaggttgtgccgccatcttgatttggggggatgggggataaaaatgaggaaatttccgaaaatttttaagcccacggaacctataggttatcgttttggatatactatacgactgtgttcttatgctgagcccaaaatttgagcccccccagcgtgcccccttcagggaattttgagaatttccgatttttctagggatcctggggtcatcagtttccctcgtaccaagtttcaaatttctgagatttctggaagtgcctcattaattcacgtcttttttcatttttaaatatttatatatacatcgctccagcccgacttgcttttatatatatagatagatgacggataagcatgaccacgttgaaaagtgcagacttccacttcgagattcatatctcctaaacggtttatgatattaagaaacggtttgcgccatcagacgcctcatttatcgctctacatgtttgtttctaaaccatttcctcgtatctcccatattaagggggtaaattcagttcaagttttgaatcgggtgaaatttgggtgcatttttaacattttacattacattttgcctacttatgtataagctagaatcataaaatttggtacacatatgtcccttaatcgtgccaatgtgcgcacacaacgtgatgatcctatcattcttataagtgtgtcaaacaataaaatatacttgtaaaaatcaccaaatttacgaacaatccagaaatacggccaaatttaacgtataagggagagagatacgacaaaatgtcacaggaccaaagttgtagatcactccgaattgaagggacattgtgccatccgttttgtgatacgacttaccgtttagccaaaaaatagctcaaaaggattgtctgcgcagtcattaaaattgcctccatatttcgatatctttggggttaaaaagtgaaaaatttgaacacattggaattttcccgtcggttagggaccaaaagctataatttcaccaaatttcaattgtctacctcgtctcgcaggttgtgccgccatcttgatttggggggatgggggataaaaatgaggaaatttccgaaaatttttaagcccacggaacctataggttatcgttttggatatactatacgactgtgttcttatgctgagcccaaaatttgagcccccccagcgtgcccccttcagggaattttgagaatttccgatttttctagggatcctggggtcatcagtttccctcgtaccaagtttcaaatttctgagatttctggaagtgcctcattaattcacgtctttttttaattttaaatatttatatatacatcgctccagcccgacttgcttttatatatatagatagatagatagatagatgacggataagcatgaccacgttgaaaagtgcagacttccacttcgagattcatatctcctaaacggtttatgatattaagaaacggtttgcgccatcagacgcctcatttatcgctctacatgtttgtttctaaaccatttcctcgtatctcccatattaagggggtaaattcagttcaagttttgaatcgggtgaaatttgggtgcatttttaacattttacattacattttgcctacttatgtataagctagaatcatgaaatttggtacacatatgtcccttaatcgtgccaatgtgcgcacacaacgtgatgatcctatcattcttataagtgtgtcaaacaataaaatatacttgtaaaaatcaccaaatttacgaacaatccagaaatacggccaaatttaacgtataagggagagagatacgacaaaatgtcacaggaccaaagttgtagatcactccgaattgaagagacattgtgccatccgttttgtgatacgacttaccgtttagccaaaaaatagctcaaaaggattgtctgcgcagtcattaaaattgcctccatatttcgatatctttggggttaaaaagtgaaaaatttgaacacattggaattttcccgtcggttagggaccaaaagctataatttcaccaaatttcaattgtctacctcgtctcgcaggttgtgccgccatcttgatttggggggatgggggataaaaatgaggaaacttccgaaaatttttaagcccacggaacctataggttatcgttttggatatactatacgactgtgttcttatgctgagcccaaaatttgagcccccccagcgtgcccccttcagggaattttgagaatttccgatttttctagggatcctggggtcatcagtttccctcgtaccaagtttcaaatttctgagatttctggaagtgcctcattaattcacgtcttttttcatttttaaatatttatatatacatcgctccagcccgacttgcttttatatatatagatgacggataagcatgagcacgttgaaaagtgcagacttccacttcgagattcatatctcctaaacggtttatgatattaagaaacggtttgcgccatcagacgcctcatttatcgctctacatgtttgtttctaaaccatttcctcgtatctcccatattaagggggtaaatcagttcaagttttgaatcgggtgaaatttgggtgcatttttaacattttacattacattttgcctacttatgtataagctagaatcatgaaatttggtacacatatgtcccttaatcgtgccaatgtgcgcacacaacgtgatgatcctatcattcttataagtgtgtcaaacaataaaatatacttgtaaaaatcaccaaatttacgaacaatccagaaatacggccacatttaacgtataagggagagagatacgacaaaatgtcacaggaccaaagttgtagatcactccgaattgaagggacgttgtgccatccgttttgtgatacgacttaccgtttagccaaaaaatagctcaaaaggattgtctgcgcagtcattaaaattgcctccatatttcgatatctttggggttaaaaagtgaaaaatttgaacacattggaattttcccgtcggttagggaccaaaagctataatttcaccaaatttcaattgtctacctcgtctcgcaggttgtgccgccatcttgatttggggggatgggggataaaaatgaggaaacttccgaaaatttttaagcccacggaacctataggttatcgttttggatatactatacgactgtgttcttatgctgagcccaaaatttgagcccccccagcgtgcccccttcagggaattttgagaatttccgatttttctagggatcctggggtcatcagtttccctcgtaccaagtttcaaatttctgagatttctggaagtgcctcattaattcacgtcttttttcatttttaaatatttatatatacatcgctccagcccgacttgcttttatatatatagatatcgggaAGGTCTTCAGCCACTCACTAAGTGACGTTATCGGCATCTTTCATATGTGTTCTTGCCACGGTACTGAACCAGCTTCTGAACAGAAATAATCTTTTAACTTATCCCTTATGCAGAAAGCCTCTCTGGTCGAATTCCCACCACGAGGGGGCAAGTTTTGGAGCTGTGGATTGACAAACTCTTGGTTTGTGGAATCACTTGTTTCATTTATAAGCGTGAAAACACTGTCGTCATACTTTCTAATGAAATTGTGTAGCACACAAGTCGCTAGTATTATGTTATCAACGCTTTCCGGCTTTGATTGAATTCGTCTGTTGTAAATTCGAAATTTCTGGGTTAGAATACCGAAAGTGTTTTCAACTACCCTCCGAGCACGACTGAGTCGATAGTTGAATATTCGCTTTGTTCTGTCCAATTGTTGGCCTGGATACGGTCTCATAATATATGACTTTAAAGGGAATGCCTCGTCACCCACTATTACATGTGGTATTTCAACGGACGAACCTGGCAATTGTGTATATCCAGGAACTGATAAGGCACCTTGTTCAAAAGCTTTCCCAATATTCGAATGAGCCCAGACACCTCCATCGCTGTTCTTACCGTACGATCCAATGTCGACAGCAATGAAGTTATAGTTGGCATCTACAAGTGCTaataaaacaactgaaaatgttttcttatAATTGAAACACTGGGAGCCACTGTTCGGCGGAGCCTGAATGACGACGTGTTTACCATCAACTGATCCCAAACAGTTCGGAAAATTCCAGCGTTCTTGGAAGTCTTTCACTGTGGCTTTCCACATTTCTTCTGTTGGATGAGGCATTACGTCATGTATCAGTGCTCTTATTATAGCTTCGCAAGTTTCTTTCACAATCTTGTGTACAGTGGAATGCCCAAGACGATAGCTGTAAGATATTGTTTTAAATGAATCTCCGGTTGCGAGGAATCtgaaacaaatacaaaaatacctAATTTTATGAATTCACAATAAACTTATCATTATGAGTAAACACGAACGATTAAatacttaattattaattaaattcgtacctaatttcaaaagagtaaaggcctaaataatttatttatttttccaggtGAAAGGTGCAAAGCAAGGTGGAACAACCTAAGAGATAATTATAAGAAGTGGCTGAAAAAACTGAGAACTAAAAGTGGGGAGGCAGC
This window encodes:
- the LOC137502161 gene encoding uncharacterized protein, whose product is MQSTAVSILEVQRLQREWRRPENKGRFTHLRYVTALSVSCSMMSFLSDDELLMIAIILDEEEKERKKQWVHPIWKRRDKEGEFSTLYKCLKDDEVKFHGYFRMSRNTFSELFKKVEPLITRKDTFWRPAITPMERLAVCLRFLATGDSFKTISYSYRLGHSTVHKIVKETCEAIIRALIHDVMPHPTEEMWKATVKDFQERWNFPNCLGSVDGKHVVIQAPPNSGSQCFNYKKTFSVVLLALVDANYNFIAVDIGSYGKNSDGGVWAHSNIGKAFEQGALSVPGYTQLPGSSVEIPHVIVGDEAFPLKSYIMRPYPGQQLDRTKRIFNYRLSRARRVVENTFGILTQKFRIYNRRIQSKPESVDNIILATCVLHNFIRKYDDSVFTLINETSDSTNQEFVNPQLQNLPPRGGNSTREAFCIRDKLKDYFCSEAGSVPWQEHI